One window from the genome of Actinomycetota bacterium encodes:
- a CDS encoding RNA polymerase sigma factor, with amino-acid sequence MHDPVADNVLIERSLTDPAWFDEIYRRYRDDVFRFVARRVQRNDAADLTGEVFARAFQLCSRFDLSRENARPWLFGIAHNIVGDHLRKQWVRRSRGPAIAAGWLNVQIDPAVDAAAAADAARVRAEVVAALGKLHRRDREPLLMVALDGLSYREVAEILGIPVGTVRSRIHRARVRLCELLPEAAQRVVEEDEL; translated from the coding sequence GTGCATGATCCTGTCGCGGACAACGTGCTCATTGAGCGGTCTCTCACCGATCCTGCGTGGTTCGATGAGATCTACCGACGTTACCGGGATGATGTGTTCCGGTTTGTAGCCAGACGGGTTCAGAGAAACGACGCGGCCGACCTCACCGGTGAGGTGTTCGCCCGTGCGTTTCAGTTGTGCTCTCGGTTCGACTTGTCGAGGGAAAACGCTCGTCCGTGGCTGTTCGGCATCGCCCACAACATTGTCGGAGACCATCTACGGAAGCAGTGGGTGAGAAGGTCGAGGGGGCCGGCAATCGCCGCAGGTTGGCTGAACGTTCAGATCGACCCCGCCGTCGACGCGGCGGCAGCGGCAGACGCTGCGCGGGTCCGAGCCGAGGTCGTCGCGGCTTTGGGCAAGCTTCACCGTAGGGATAGGGAGCCGCTGCTGATGGTGGCTCTCGACGGCCTGTCGTACCGCGAGGTGGCTGAAATCCTGGGGATCCCGGTAGGCACCGTCCGATCGCGGATTCACCGTGCCAGGGTTCGGCTGTGTGAACTCCTTCCCGAAGCTGCACAAAGAGTGGTGGAGGAGGACGAATTATGA
- a CDS encoding metal-sulfur cluster assembly factor, which translates to MVTEQQVRDSLRDVIDPEVGVNIVDLGLVYDIFIGEEAVMVVITVTTPLCPLGSYLTQAVEARLLAFPEVESVEVHTVYEPPWNPSMMSDEARRSLGWVG; encoded by the coding sequence ATGGTGACGGAACAGCAGGTGCGTGACTCGCTCAGAGATGTGATCGACCCGGAGGTCGGTGTGAACATCGTCGACCTCGGGTTGGTGTACGACATCTTCATAGGGGAGGAGGCCGTGATGGTCGTCATCACGGTCACGACTCCGCTTTGCCCGCTCGGCTCGTACCTCACCCAGGCGGTGGAGGCCCGCCTGCTGGCGTTCCCTGAAGTCGAGTCGGTCGAAGTACATACCGTCTACGAGCCGCCCTGGAACCCGTCGATGATGAGCGACGAGGCCCGACGATCCTTGGGTTGGGTCGGTTGA
- a CDS encoding sugar ABC transporter ATP-binding protein: MTHLIEVDSISKYFGTVRALTDISACVNEGQVTCILGDNGAGKSTFIKILSGLLQPDSGEYRIDGKPVSFTSPREALDAGIATVYQDLAMVPLMAVWRNFFLGSEPERGVGPFRRVDVAKAKRTVVDELGKMGIDIRDPEQPVGTLSGGERQSVAIARAVYFGARVLILDEPTASLGVKQAGVVLRYVVNAKKRGLGVILITHNPHHAYPVGDHFVILRRGEVYGDYLKKDIPLGQLVQMMAGGAELETLQHELEKAAAQTGEEELAEAATAFGEETDDLGLSGGS; this comes from the coding sequence ATGACACACCTGATCGAAGTCGACTCCATATCGAAGTATTTCGGCACCGTGAGGGCCCTCACGGATATCTCCGCCTGTGTGAACGAAGGTCAAGTCACCTGCATTCTCGGGGACAACGGCGCCGGCAAGTCCACCTTCATCAAGATCCTCAGTGGGCTCCTCCAGCCCGACAGCGGCGAGTACAGGATCGACGGCAAGCCGGTCAGCTTCACGTCGCCGCGTGAGGCGCTGGATGCAGGCATCGCGACCGTCTATCAGGACCTCGCCATGGTGCCGCTCATGGCGGTCTGGCGGAATTTCTTTCTCGGCTCCGAGCCTGAGCGCGGCGTAGGGCCCTTCAGAAGGGTCGACGTCGCAAAGGCCAAGAGGACCGTGGTCGACGAGTTGGGCAAGATGGGTATCGACATCCGGGATCCCGAGCAGCCCGTCGGCACCCTGTCGGGTGGTGAACGGCAATCTGTGGCGATTGCCCGGGCCGTCTACTTCGGGGCCAGAGTGTTGATTCTCGATGAGCCCACCGCATCACTCGGGGTGAAGCAGGCGGGGGTTGTGCTCCGCTATGTCGTCAATGCCAAGAAGCGCGGGCTCGGAGTGATTCTGATCACGCACAATCCTCACCACGCATACCCTGTCGGGGACCACTTCGTCATTCTTCGTCGCGGCGAGGTCTACGGGGATTATCTCAAAAAGGACATTCCGCTCGGACAGTTGGTCCAGATGATGGCCGGTGGTGCGGAACTCGAGACACTTCAACATGAACTGGAGAAGGCTGCCGCACAGACAGGCGAGGAGGAGCTTGCGGAGGCCGCCACGGCTTTCGGTGAAGAGACCGATGATCTCGGACTGAGCGGCGGCTCGTAG